The genomic window TCATTGAATATTGCACAACACAAATGTTCATATATTTGGATATCATTATCTAGTGTTTGGCCAATGTAATTGCCGGAGTGGAACTAGGAGACTTGAGAACTTTTGGAAGAACAATTAGATTCTCGATGTAGAACCACTGAAGAATCACTTTATTGGCAGAGAACCAGTTAAGTAGAACACTATGGTGCAAGGCATGGTTGATGCGGATGGTAGTTGGGTTTGGCGTAAGTTTAGGACGAATCTGCCACAATGTACACTTATGCGCATAGCAGGGATCAAGCCGCCATCAGATACTGCTGGAGTGGACAATATTAAGTGGAATTTTACCGTTAATGATCGATTTTCGGCGGCAGAAACTTATAAGAATATAGCGAATGGTAACTGAAGACAAAAAGACAGGAATTGACAAATAATTTGGAGATGCAAAAGTCCCCATAGAGTTAAGCATTTCTTCGGCTACTAACGAATGGAGAGAGTAAAAAGGGAATGTCAAATGAAGCTGTGTTATGTGGAGCTGGGGTTGATTTAGGATTCGATTATTTGGAATATCCAGAATATTAGTGATAATAGTATATAAGAGGGAAAATGGAGTATCTCGTTTGCTATTTCTTGCTGGGTTTTGTGGCAAAACAAGAAAGAGCATATCTTCAACAATCAGAGCATAGCAATAGCAGGTATATAATTATTGTGGCTATGGCTTGGATTGGAAACCTTGCTGAGAAATCCTACCATCATACTTTGAATCCAATATACCAAACAAGGGTTGCCCCTCGCCTACAAATTGGGGAGGGGAGTTCTAACCAAGTCTTGGaggattaaaaaaaaaatcaaacagcTCGGTAGGGTATAACATGATTGGTGCCGCAGTAGGGGGGGGTATTGCATGGCTATAATGGAATTCCTTATGGTTTACAGATATCAAAAGGCCGGTAATTTTGCTCAACCAATCACAGTTGTTACAGAATGGAGAGTAAGCACTTGGCTGTTCCTTTAACcagtttttcttattatttttatatcaagGAAAAAGTTcagaaaatggttaattttacTCGGAAAGAACTACCTTTTAAACAATATTTTAGATTATAACTTGGaacttcaaaataaataatatgattcaTTCTTAATGttctttttattcaaattaaaggTTTCACCAGAAAATAACCTTTTGGGATATTATCATACTTCTACCCGgatgaaaataagataaaatcaTCGTATCAAAACATTTAACCTACAAAAAACCAAAGGCCTTTTTTGCGCCTACCATATGTAAGAATCTTGAATGCTTGCGCAAGTGCGAATGTATTCACATCAATTTCCCTACGGGAGAAAATTTGGACTGTTTAATATTTAGTCGGCAGGAACCTCTTTGCCATCCAACATTTGGAAATACTTCATCAGGATCACTGACCACACATTACAAAACCAAAGATTACGACACAAACCTTTATCACTACAAACTTTCAACTTCAAAAACTAAAACATGATGAAACTCTGTATGTCACTAATTCCtcctaaatttgctattataccAAATTCAGTTACTGCTGTGATcataaaataaatggaaacaaTCAAAACCCAACATGGTCGCTAACCTTTTCAGTTCAAGCATTTTCAATCCCAAGCTGCTGTAGAGAGTCAGGACCAACCAGAAATACACGTCTTGGTGGGTGGTATCTGAAAACCACTACTCCTTTATACGCTGTCCTTGGTACACCGTCCTGGATAACAAAGCAATAAAAGTTTTAGAGAATCGGAAAGAATGGATACAATCAATCTTAGATATGTGAGAATTTCTAGCAGTTTATTTGTACTGCAACAACAGAAGTAGAAGTGTGATGTTTAAGTAGAGGCCTTTTTTCCCCTAACATGCATCAGATGAAAGTGTAAGTAAGATTATTATATTCTACATGCTTGTAGGGCACGAGAAATGAGAGTGAGCAGAGAGGTCATTTTGACAGTATGAACAACCATAGATATCTCTTGTTACTTTGAAATGATCAGGTAAAACTAACAATACAACTTCATGGCAAAGACTATATGCTTGTAGGGCACGAGAAATGAGAGTGAGCAGAGAGGTCATTTTGACAGTATGAACAACCATAGATATCTCTTGTTACTTTGAAATGATCAGGTAAAACTAACAATACAACTTCATGGCAAAGACTATATGCAATTGCCAGATGCCACTAAATAGGCTAAAATTGTATTCAGAAAATAAAACtcataaaaaaaacaaactttTGAAGTGTTACCAAACATGACTTTCCAAAAATATAGTATCAGCTGCAGTGACAGATACCATAATGCAGGCATTTCTCAGCTATTATCATCAGAAACTCTTCAGCATTTTCgcaaataaagaaaagaaagataccCAAATTATCAGATGAATAATTTACCTTCCATTCTTCAAAAACTCCAAATTGCTGTGCAATGTATTCAAAGTCTGATTGGTCCCTATACTGAATACGTATATCTCCTTCTATATTAGATGCCATAAGAGCAGGGTCTGTTCCAGGGATAGGTTTTGCCATTTTCAAAATGTCTGCAAAGTATTGTGCATATTTGTCCTAGAAAGGAGAACACACAATTATACAAGACAATTGTAAAGTTGGAACCTAGAAAAAAGCAGTTTCCAGTTCTACTGATTTTACCTCAGTTAGGTAGCTCAAATCCTGTGACTTCCAGTCCACCTTTCACACAAAAAAGCAACACCATTGAGATGATGGTGATGACAACAATATACAGaacatttacataaaaaattatagaaaatgttGATGTCAACCTTGACGTCATTCATCTTAATAGGTGCAAGGTATTTTTCGAAAAACTGCCCCATGCTTGAACCCTGATTGAAATCAAAGGTTGAAAAACACAAAATGAGCCCAAAGTCATAAAAGATAGAGGTAAAAAGATCCACCTGAAGAGCCAGAAAATGTTAACAGCCTTGAGGAACTTTAAATTTACTGAAGTTGCGCCTATGCAGTGTTAAAGAGAGATGAAAACACACCTAATTTGGGGAATCTCAATTTTGTTTAAGCATGAAAACAAGCCATTCCAAAAGTTGAAGAAGGAAACTCTTCAACTAAAAACACTGAAGCCATAGAGGCATTATATTCGTCCAAGTTCACTGTACATTCTTTCAGAAGCAATGAAATAGAATCATAGCACATAAAATTCCGCACAGAAAACATATGGACTGTGTGCCTCATTCATGTACTACCTAATTCCTATCCCCAAGGAAGACACACACATAGGCAGATGGTCTACCAAGCAAAGATTCTCGTCAAAGCTAACAACATTCATAAAAGTTGTCATCACAACAATTTCAAACAAGAAATCTTCTAAATGACAAGGTGATACATACATGCTCGCCGAAATTATATGTTCTGCACACTTCAGGACGAAGGAATTGTCGACCTTTGTGATTCTCTTTTAATCTCAACCAGTCATCCCAGTAAGTGAACTTTTGTCAAGGAAAATTCATAGAAAAACTACATCAATGTGCATTAGTGTAATGCAAAATGAAATAACAATAAGAAGGATATGCTTTTGGCCATTTTGGTGATAGCTCATTCCATACAGATCTAGTAAGCATCCAGCCAAGACCAGGAAAGAAATCTGAGCGATAAAGTGCATCTGCATGGAACAATTACAAGCAAATTAGGAAATAGAAaggggagggagggagggagatGGATGCCTGGTAATAAGCAAACATCCAAATGAGGCCAGGATAAACTAAAAATCCGTGTCTCATAGTCACAGCAGCCCAAATTTTAAGGTAAGCATCACATGGAAGGATTAAGAGATGGCATAGAACATCAAAAGTCATGGAAACTAGAACAAACAACTTTTCTAGCAAACCAATCAAATCTCTAACATAAAAATGCATTCAGCTTGATTGTTTTCCTCAAAAAGAAATTCCATTGAGAGAAAAAACTTACATGGGTCATACACAAACTGCTTTTGCCCATTGTCATTCCATGAGGAAACAGCCATAATTGACCTACAATGGTTTAATAATAGGGCGGTGAAAAGGGAGGGAAAAAGAACGCAAActctcaaataaaattttaaaaaaaaagaagaagaagaagaagagagagagCCAGATTTCATTCTTGAAACACACTTGTCCTTGTCGAGAAGTGCAGCAGCTGCCTCAAAGTAATCAAAAAAATCAGGGGCAATTTCCATATCATCTGTCTTCAAAAGTGATTCTCAGTCAGCACGATATTCATTTTCttgtatgaaattttaaaaagaagaaatttgaagCAATAATCCAAAAGAAGACAACTTCACCTTCAAGTATGATTACTCGGTCAAAATTGTGCTTGTAGAACAGCTCATCCAATGCCCATTTGTAGTGACCTTAAGAAACCAAATGTATAAGAGCAGAAACTAGAAGAAGCCATGTGAATACTGAGGAAAAAAGAGAAACAATCCTTACGGGCAATCTTGTAGTATGCGATCAATTCCCCAGGCCGGTCTGTATGCACCGGATCATAATCTATGTGCTGAAAGAAGCTGAAGTAAGCATTCATTGGATTGATTTTGATAAATAAGGATAAGGCAAATCATATGAATAGGgcagggaaaaaggaaaaggacTCATCCAAAGAAACTTCTCCAATGGAGACAAAAAGGGGGACAGACAAAACACAATATACCTGCATATAAGTTAGCTCCTTATAACTCAAAGCCTTAGTTTTAACCCTTGGATCTGATCCATCCTGATAAGAAACTATCACAATTAGAAGCATTGCTTTTTTTTTAGttacaacaaaataataatagtgTCTATCATGCATGATATATAAAGTGACAATCAAGTCAAATGGACAAACCTTTTATtgcaaatataaaatatgattaaaaattttaatacctGAGATACAAAAAGTGGATACTTCGAAGCAACAGAGCTCTGATACCTGCAGATTTAAGCCAAAGTAAGACAGCTTAAAATTAGCTACTGTCAGGTCAAACAGAAGAAgctataaaaaagaaaacaagggTCAACATGAACATACTTTAAGACAGACGCAACTGTCCTTTCCAGATAATCAGCACGATTGCACGCCATGATTACTACAGCTGCCACAGGTACCTAAACCCGAAGATTGTTTCAATTATTACATGTGGTAATTTGTAGAGATAATGTATAAGAATGCTCCCCATGTCACGAACCTGTGTTTTGTCAATTACTCTTTGAAGAGCTTTCTCTGAAACaaccaaaaaagaaagaatgcTAAGTGTCTATAAACATTCCAAGCACCAAATAAAAGGAAAAACCTTTGTTGAAGGGAAAATACTAAAGAAAGATGGGTAGATACAGACATGAAAACCCAATAAATAATTAGATCACTACACAGTTTAGAACAATTTTGAAGCTGCTTGGCAAAAAATATTAGAGAACAAGGAAATAAATGCCAAACTGCACTGACAAAGGAGCAGAACAGGCTTCATCAAGACCCAGTTAGAGAGCCACACTCAGTGGGATAACATGGATAATAACCTTATAAATGGTAATGAAGTTTATTCGGAATTAAACATCTTTATAAACAGCAAATCAATCGCATAATTTAACTTCAATAATTACATTGATCACAACCGTTGAAGATCATATGACCTGAACATCACATAGGCTTTGCTTGGTAAGAAGGATAGAAATGGGTCAGGATGGTAAAGTTTGAACTCCAATGGTTAAGCTACGAAGTAGAAAAATAGTTTACAAAACCTAACCAATAGATTAAAAGCTGTTTTCCCATCCTTATCCCTTTCTATTCTTCCTATAAAGAAAAGCCTCTATATAAGCCTAGAAACCACAGAAGATCTTCTAAAGTAATATATGTTTGCAATCAAGCAAAATAAAATAGTAATCGCTATGCATCAAGTAGGAAGCAACAAGAAATAAACAGTTTATTATGATAAGAAGTACTTTCAAGATCATTAACAAGAGTCTTCAATTGTGCGCACTCCTGATCCTTTCGCTTCTTCCCCTCTGAAATTGTAACAAGATCATAGTGAATGGGTTGAATACCATGAAAAACAATATCAAATTCGACCTTGTCAACTGAAAAGAAGCAtgtataaaggattaaattatggAAATTCACACCTTCCAGGGCCACGATTTGCTCTTGTTGCATACTAATTTGATCAATTAGTAGTCGCATTTGACTCGTACAATGGTGCTCTGCATCGACCTGCCAAAATTGAAAAAGACACCATATTCAAGACTTATATTGTTCAAATTCCTTAGGTTttacaaagttaaaaaaaaaaaaagctgaagTTTAGAGAGCTAAAAGGAGCAATTAACCTAAGCTTACTAACCGCTTCTGCCATTCGATCTGCATATTCAGATTGCGTGGTGAAAAGCCGCATCTACAAAAGGTTCGAAAGAagcatataaattcatataagtaAATTAGAAATATTTTGAATTTCGAAGATATAAAGAAGAAATATAGTAAATTTACCTGGATGTATATGAATACGAATGCAGCGGGGATGAGAAGGTACCGGAAATCGCAGCTTAGCTTAGCCATTTTTATAAATCTCCTCTGTCTGAGATGAAGATTTTCAGATTTCGATCtgattttttattgtaattaaatCTTCAATTCATTTATTGAATTGTAGAAGAAGGTGTGCAGTGAATAGAAATATTAGACTTGGGAAGCCCTTTCTGTTTTTATTTAGAAATCTGTGTTTTCCTTGACTAGGGGGTTGAATCCAATTTACGCAGACTTGGCTAACATGAGCCTTCTACTTTTCCTTCAACAAAATTTACTACCAATTTGGTTCACCAATAAAATAATTTCCTTGGTGAGATTGAAATAAATGGGCAATAATATTATCATATTTGTTTAAGAGTGAATTTGGATGGGCGGCGTATTTATTTgtagttagtgtaaaaatagatGTGACGGTGAAATTAAATATTGTAACAATATTGTAACATGAGACAAGAATTAAGTCAAACATACCGTATTGTACTGTATCACACTCCACCGTCTATCCAAATCTAacctaattaaaataattcataaaatactaagaaaattcccacaCATTATTAGCACATATTGCAGGTAAAAGTTGGCGAATCAATGTCTTAACATATATAGAAAACAACATGAAACAAAAGGTCTCTTTGATTACATGTAAAAGGCTTTACGGGaaatattttctacatttttctATATTTGTTTAGCAAAAAATAACTTGGTCAACAAAAAATAACTTACAAGTCAACGCAAAATAAGTCTATTttcttgtaaaatgacttaccattTTGAAAATCGTAAGTCATTTTCCAGAAAATAGCTCATCtataggtaattttatttttatataaaaattaacttaaatcaagtttaatattattatattgataataaattttattttttaaaaaatttaaaatattatatttttcaatattattaaacatacatatttaattatttatatttagtcatataataaattattaatataataaatataatttattaaaattatttaatatttcaattttattttaataataaattttaaaataataattttaaataatattcttcacatattattgaaaatattcaatattaatacttcaataataaatatttattacaattataaatatattaataataaatatttttgtagtataaagattaaaatatgtcataagtctatgtactaTTTACAAATTagcaatttaatctctatacttttattttcaagactttagcccctttacttttcaaatttaaaaatcaaatccaattgtttacattattaatttttttgttcaattttgttgatgccacattttaaataaaaaatacacacTTAGTAGTCATATAATTAAAAATGACGtcgtaataaatttaaatttaacaaaatatttttaatatatacaaaaacaatgtaaaatataaatttatagatataaaaataaactcaattaaacaatgaaaagataagaaaACCTCAAATGTaggtttgtttcattgaaaacaactcTTATGAAATCTTTTTAAAGAAATTTGttaaacagcagaaaatattttacacaaattcatccaaacaccagaaaatattaattttttcaaaaagtaAGTTATTTTACAGAaatcattttcagtgaaacaaatagACCCAAAAAAGCACATTTCTATTCTTTAATGAAGTAATTCAATAACTCATGCGATACAAAATAACTTATCCAAAGCCAATTTAATGCATTTGAGTCATGACCAGTGTCAAATTATAAAACAAAGAGAAAGATTCCACTAAAAATGTATAATTTCGAGAGCTCAAAGCATTCCAGCAAAGGATCCTCGGGAAGAGACCTGCAATACGACTGGTACGTTCCCCTACACACACAAGTTGAAGAATCAATACAAACATCCATTGAACACAAACAAAAAATAACCAACCATACAAATAAACAATCAACAAAAACGAAATTCACCTCCAATACAAAAAGATAACCTTATATCCAACCTTAATAAAACACTTGCAAATAATAGTTTCACTCAGCTAAAAAGGAGCCCACCAGTCAATAACAAATCTCAAATTGTTCAAAATTCCTTCACATTAGTATGCATCAAGTTACTCTATAACAAGGGTCCAAAGGAGGTAGATCGAAACAGTAGTAGTACATGAACTTTTTTAAGTGAAATGGAGATAAGAGCAAATGAACAATTAGCAACTACTCAACAACTTACACTAGGAAATTAACCCATAAGTTTATGCAATTGAACaatgaacttttttttatatgttttgctTAAAAATGCAATTAGTCTTGAAACTTCATGCATAAATCATTTTGGCTTCAGAAAGAGAGCAAAGAACTGATTTGAGCTAAAATTTGACAATAGTTGATAGTACAGGAAACATTAAACATGGTGTAAGCTTCTAATATTGTGGTTCAATAATTCGATTAATACAACCAGTTGGTTTAAATTATTAAACATGGTGTAAGGTTCTaacaatgaaaacaaaaatacaaGATAAATCATAGCAATTCCTTGATAATAACTTCATTGTAACATTTGCaggattcaatttaaaaaaaaaaaccagaaacCTTCTTGTGAATAACCCAGctaataatgataatgatgtaTAAAAATGGGGAAATTGAGACCTTCCAACATAAAAAATGGAAGGTGGATCCACTTTTATCCACTTCCATAACAAAACTTTTAGATTAgcttcatatcatatcaaaacctATAGCAGATCACCCTCTTTTTGGAGCATTATCCGATTATTACCTGATTTGTTCAAGATACCAGACAGTTCCATGGTTCTAATACAACCAGTATTAGTTTAAATTATTAACTTGAAGAAAACAAAGGCAGTGAGAACTTTCCTTGAAAACATAACACAATGGAAAAGAATCAAATTTTGGAGAGAGTTCAAGTCCCAAACCAAGTTATGAAATCTgatgaaaattaataataagaAACTCATTAATCAAATCCAAGAACAAAGAGAGGAAAATACCATCATAAAGTGACAGAGCAATCCCTAAAAAGTTGGTTTTCTTGTTGGGTTTGATCTGAATGGAGTTTGGAGAGGTGAGAGATTGATGAGAGAATCTAGGAATAAAAGGAAAAcgtgaagaaaaagaagaaagaatggaGGATGATGCCTTCAATCAATTCACCTAGGTTCCCTCCGCAaccaaaggaaaaaaaagggaagCGTAGAGATTGAAAGGAAAGAAAGTTACTAGTGAGATCAAGGGAGAACGATGATGGTTCTAGTTACATCGtcttcatcttttgggtaaaggtgagggaaaaaaatgaaaatgagaaaaaaaatctcCCTATTCCACCGGGTTGAATGGATATTCAGTGATGGGGGAAGGGAATGGTTATGCAACCTCTTCTTGGAATAAACCCTGATTCAATGCAGGCTGTAATAGGTCATTACAAGCAACCAAACATAAGTTTGGTGGTGGACTCGTCGATTTAGGCTATACTTTTGCAGTTCTTCACTTTTGAAAATGCTTTGTGGAAAAATACTTTTTaagaaatgtttttaaaaaatttgatttaaaatttgagtgtctagtattattgtcaaaaagtatttttaaaaaataaaatatttattttagatatgttattatcaagtaacaaatatgcatttaaataatatttaaattagttaatattattatattttagtaataatataaaaaaattattataacttgttgttaatattttaatatataaaatataaattgtaaatatttttaagcaataaataataattatttataaaatttaattagaatatataaacta from Gossypium hirsutum isolate 1008001.06 chromosome D12, Gossypium_hirsutum_v2.1, whole genome shotgun sequence includes these protein-coding regions:
- the LOC107929289 gene encoding alpha-1,3-mannosyl-glycoprotein 2-beta-N-acetylglucosaminyltransferase isoform X1, with protein sequence MAKLSCDFRYLLIPAAFVFIYIQMRLFTTQSEYADRMAEAVDAEHHCTSQMRLLIDQISMQQEQIVALEEGKKRKDQECAQLKTLVNDLEKKALQRVIDKTQVPVAAVVIMACNRADYLERTVASVLKYQSSVASKYPLFVSQDGSDPRVKTKALSYKELTYMQHIDYDPVHTDRPGELIAYYKIARHYKWALDELFYKHNFDRVIILEDDMEIAPDFFDYFEAAAALLDKDKSIMAVSSWNDNGQKQFVYDPYALYRSDFFPGLGWMLTRSVWNELSPKWPKAYWDDWLRLKENHKGRQFLRPEVCRTYNFGEHGSSMGQFFEKYLAPIKMNDVKVDWKSQDLSYLTEDKYAQYFADILKMAKPIPGTDPALMASNIEGDIRIQYRDQSDFEYIAQQFGVFEEWKDGVPRTAYKGVVVFRYHPPRRVFLVGPDSLQQLGIENA
- the LOC107929289 gene encoding alpha-1,3-mannosyl-glycoprotein 2-beta-N-acetylglucosaminyltransferase isoform X2; this translates as MRLLIDQISMQQEQIVALEEGKKRKDQECAQLKTLVNDLEKKALQRVIDKTQVPVAAVVIMACNRADYLERTVASVLKYQSSVASKYPLFVSQDGSDPRVKTKALSYKELTYMQHIDYDPVHTDRPGELIAYYKIARHYKWALDELFYKHNFDRVIILEDDMEIAPDFFDYFEAAAALLDKDKSIMAVSSWNDNGQKQFVYDPYALYRSDFFPGLGWMLTRSVWNELSPKWPKAYWDDWLRLKENHKGRQFLRPEVCRTYNFGEHGSSMGQFFEKYLAPIKMNDVKVDWKSQDLSYLTEDKYAQYFADILKMAKPIPGTDPALMASNIEGDIRIQYRDQSDFEYIAQQFGVFEEWKDGVPRTAYKGVVVFRYHPPRRVFLVGPDSLQQLGIENA